In Schistocerca serialis cubense isolate TAMUIC-IGC-003099 chromosome 3, iqSchSeri2.2, whole genome shotgun sequence, the following proteins share a genomic window:
- the LOC126471146 gene encoding piggyBac transposable element-derived protein 4-like, whose product MKRKGSPKINSVWHKWSAVKLQEIYWSLSIILHMCVAKWPKISDYWSTDPFPQTGFASKLLSRDRFCATLSMLHLNDNATFTSRGEEKHDPLHKVRPLFDFFVSKSKISFRPGMNLTIDEYFGKGHCIYMDRYYTCPSLLDMLWENKALGVGTVMKNRKVKWKSERDVVYLSTKHKSTSTSIQVRAKGGIAEIVNFILCKENTRKNVSLVDFIHRVGKKLAEKGGNIFHQQAASSSQIERTFPRHFPEKVPPTANKVNTTRNCKLCSDRGKKETGKRIRKDNRWWCKACGIGLCSHSFSRIFTQRLTTSELLKYSSLQVPAVRQPSDILF is encoded by the exons ATGAAACGCAAAGGTAGCCcgaaaataaactctgtttggcataagtggtctgcagtaaaattgcaagagatttactggtctctcagtattattttacaTATGTGCGTCGCCAAATGGCCGAAAATtagtgattattggtcaacagacccgtttccgcagacaggatttgcgagtaaattgttgagtcgcgatcgattttgcgctacattgtcgatgttacacttgaatgacaatgctacgttcactagcagaggcgaagaaaagcacgacccacttcacaaagtgaggcctttgtttgatttctttgtgagtaaaagcaaaattagttttcGTCCAGGCATGAATCTGACAATAGATGAG TACTTTGGcaaaggacattgcatttatatggataggtactacacttgtccatctcttttggacatgttgtgggaaaataaagctcttggagtgggaactgtaatgaaaaacaggaaag tgaagtggaagtcaGAAAGAGATGTTGTTTATCTTTCCACAAAGCATAAGTCTACCAgcactagtattcaagtgagggccaaaggtggaatagcagaaattgtaaa ttttattttatgtaaagagaacactaggaagaatgtatccctagtagactttattcacagagtggggaagaaattagctgagaagggcggaaatatttttcaccaacaagccgcttcatcctcacaaattgagaggacatttcCAAGGCACTTTCCGgagaaggtcccacccactgcaaacaaggtgaatactactaggAATTGCAAATTATGTTCAGACAGGGGTAAGAAAGAGACgggtaagcgcatcaggaaggaTAACAGATGGTGGTGCAAGGCCTGTGGCATTGGCCTTTGCTCCCACAGTttttccaggattttcacacaaaggctaactacatctgaactattaaaatactctagtttacaggtacctgcagttagacagcccagtgatattttgttttaa